The following are encoded together in the Brassica napus cultivar Da-Ae chromosome A9, Da-Ae, whole genome shotgun sequence genome:
- the LOC125578432 gene encoding lipase-like PAD4 codes for MEECRFETSELQASFMMSTPLWSNSWILCNAADSAGNIQIQHVAGIMYVALPKVEMNQPGNLVDVEVVGDGFFSALSSSLPPGEPPLMVNGAIRDLFVSSGRLIQSQITQGLEVEETKQVVITGHSTGGALAALTALWLLSQPSPPPFRLLCISFGSPLLGNQSLSSSVTRSRLAHKFCHVVSVHDHVPRGNDDRLWPFGTYLFCSDSGGLCLDNTDSVRGMFRILNSTGTPNIEEHQRYGHYVSTLSHQFLISRTFRGGRISDNSYEAGVALAVESLGFSNDQQSGVSVKECIETATTISRAPILRSSELAIELGNVVPYRLEIQWYKDSCEASPKKLGYYDNFKNFSNQRELRVNMSRAKLAKFWDGVFEMVEKNELPFDFHLGKKWVYASQFYQLLAEPLDIAYFYKYTYSRTTGHYMKSGNRPKRYEVIDKWWKARGEPHKEKRARTRYASTTQDTCFWAKLEEAKECLDDLTCESSDAQKQTLLRKKIYEFERYSATLVKMKEVSKDVLATNSSYNVWVKKLSEFKSKMSNGVIDESDAMET; via the exons ATGGAAGAGTGCCGGTTCGAGACGAGCGAGTTACAGGCTTCGTTCATGATGTCGACTCCTTTATGGTCCAACTCATGGATTTTATGCAACGCCGCTGATTCCGCAGGAAACATTCAGATCCAGCACGTCGCAGGAATCATGTACGTTGCTTTACCGAAGGTGGAGATGAATCAACCTGGGAATCTTGTGGACGTGGAAGTTGTCGGAGATGGTTTTTTCTCAGCCTTGTCCTCATCGTTGCCCCCTGGTGAGCCTCCTCTTATGGTCAACGGTGCAATACGTGACCTTTTTGTTTCATCGGGGCGCCTTATTCAATCACAG ATCACACAAGGATTGGAAGTGGAAGAAACTAAACAAGTAGTAATTACAGGACATTCAACTGGTGGCGCGTTGGCCGCACTCACTGCACTTTGGCTTCTCTCACAACCTTCTCCGCCGCCATTCCGCCTCCTCTGCATCAGCTTCGGCTCTCCTTTGCTCGGAAACCAATCTCTCTCTTCCTCAGTCACCCGGTCACGTTTAGCCCACAAGTTCTGCCACGTGGTCTCCGTCCACGACCACGTTCCCAGAGGAAATGATGATCGGTTGTGGCCCTTTGGAACTTATCTCTTCTGTTCCGACAGTGGAGGTCTTTGCTTAGACAATACTGATTCAGTTCGTGGGATGTTTCGTATACTCAACTCGACGGGAACTCCAAACATTGAGGAACATCAAAGGTACGGACATTACGTGTCCACACTCTCTCACCAGTTTCTTATATCTAGAACCTTTCGTGGTGGACGTATCTCAGACAATAGCTACGAAGCTGGTGTTGCATTAGCTGTCGAGTCTCTAGGCTTTTCTAATGATCAACAAAGTGGTGTGTCGGTCAAAGAATGCATAGAAACAGCTACAACAATTAGTCGTGCACCAATTCTGAGATCCAGTGAGTTAGCTATTGAACTTGGTAATGTCGTCCCATACAGACTGGAGATTCAATGGTACAAAGACAGTTGCGAGGCATCACCAAAGAAGCTCGGTTACTACgataacttcaaaaacttttcaaatcaaAGAGAGTTAAGGGTGAACATGAGTCGCGCAAAGCTAGCTAAGTTTTGGGACGGCGTGTTTGAAATGGTGGAGAAGAATGAGTTACCTTTTGATTTTCATCTTGGGAAGAAATGGGTATACGCATCGCAGTTTTATCAACTTTTAGCCGAACCACTAGACATTGCATACTTCTACAAGTACACGTATTCAAGGACGACGGGTCATTACATGAAGAGTGGGAACAGACCCAAAAGGTATGAAGTGATTGATAAGTGGTGGAAAGCAAGAGGAGAGCCTCATAAAGAGAAGCGTGCGAGGACTCGATACGCTAGCACTACACAGGATACTTGCTTTTGGGCTAAGCTTGAGGAAGCAAAAGAGTGTTTGGATGATCTGACCTGCGAGAGTAGTGATGCACAGAAGCAAACTTTGTTACGGAAAAAGATTTATGAGTTTGAGAGATACTCAGCTACATTGGTGAAGATGAAGGAAGTTTCGAAAGATGTCTTGGCGACGAACTCGAGTTACAATGTGTGGGTGAAGAAACTAAGCGAGTTCAAGTCGAAAATGAGTAATGGAGTTATTGATGAGAGTGACGCAATGGAGACTTAG
- the LOC106402488 gene encoding lipase-like PAD4, protein MEEYRFEKSEIQASFMMSTQLWSESWSLCNAADCAGNIQIQHVAGIMYVALPKVEMNQPGNLVGVEVAGYGIFAALSSSLLSGEPPYMVNDVILELFVSTGLLIQSQITQGLELEETKQVVITGHSTGGALAALTALWLLSQPSPPPFRLLCITFGSPLLGNQSFSFSVSRSRLAHKFCQVVSIHDLVPRGNDDRFWPFGTYLFCSDSGGLCLENADSVCGMFRILNSTGTPKIEEHQGYGYYVSTLSHQFLISRSSCGGRISDNSYEAGVALAVESLGFCNDQESGVLVKECIETATKKNRAPILRTSELPKHIEWYKHNCDVSPKQFGYYDNFRQFSNTREIRVNMSRAKLAKFWDGVLEMVEKNELPFDFYLAKKWVYTSKFYQLLFEPLDIAYFYKYKYSRTSGHYMKSGNRPKRYEVIDKWWKERGEPNKEKRARTRYASTTQDTCFWAKLEEAKECLDDLTCENSDAQRRTLLREKIDGSERYSATLVKMKEVSKDVLATNSSYTVWVEKLREFNKLKMSNGVVDESDAMET, encoded by the exons ATGGAAGAGTACCGGTTCGAGAAGAGCGAGATACAGGCTTCGTTCATGATGTCGACACAGCTATGGTCCGAGTCATGGAGTTTATGCAACGCCGCTGATTGCGCAGGAAACATTCAAATCCAACACGTCGCCGGAATCATGTATGTTGCTTTACCGAAGGTGGAGATGAATCAACCTGGGAATCTCGTGGGCGTAGAAGTTGCCGGATATGGGATTTTCGCGGCCTTGTCCTCATCATTACTCTCCGGTGAGCCTCCGTATATGGTCAACGATGTAATACTTGAACTTTTTGTTTCAACGGGTCTCCTTATTCAATCACAG ATCACACAAGGATTGGAACTGGAAGAAACTAAACAAGTGGTAATTACCGGACATTCAACTGGCGGCGCGTTGGCGGCACTCACCGCACTTTGGCTTCTCTCACAACCTTCTCCGCCGCCATTCCGCCTCCTCTGCATCACCTTCGGCTCTCCTCTGCTCGGAAAccaatctttctctttctcaGTGTCCCGATCACGTTTAGCCCACAAGTTCTGCCAGGTGGTGTCCATCCACGACCTCGTCCCTAGAGGAAATGATGATCGATTCTGGCCCTTCGGAACCTATCTCTTCTGCTCCGACAGTGGAGGTCTTTGCTTAGAAAATGCTGATTCAGTTTGTGGGATGTTTCGTATACTCAACTCGACAGGAACTCCAAAAATTGAGGAACATCAAGGGTACGGATATTACGTGTCCACACTCTCTCACCAGTTTCTTATATCTAGAAGCTCTTGTGGTGGACGTATCTCAGACAATAGCTATGAAGCTGGTGTTGCATTAGCTGTTGAGTCTCTAGGATTCTGTAATGATCAAGAAAGTGGTGTGTTGGTGAAAGAGTGCATAGAAACAGCTACAAAGAAAAATCGTGCTCCGATTTTAAGAACgagtgagttaccaaagcaCATTGAATGGTACAAACATAATTGCGACGTGTCACCAAAGCAGTTCGGTTACTACGATAACTTTAGACAATTCTCAAATACAAGAGAGATAAGGGTGAACATGAGTCGGGCAAAGCTAGCTAAGTTTTGGGACGGCGTGTTAGAAATGGTGGAGAAGAATGAGTTACCTTTTGATTTTTATCTGGCAAAGAAATGGGTATACACATCAAAGTTTTACCAACTCTTATTCGAACCACTCGACATTGCGTACTTCTACAAGTACAAATATTCAAGGACGAGTGGTCATTACATGAAGAGTGGGAATAGACCCAAAAGGTATGAAGTGATTGATAAGTGGTGGAAAGAAAGAGGAGAGCCTAATAAAGAGAAGCGTGCGAGGACTCGATACGCTAGCACTACACAGGATACTTGCTTTTGGGCTAAGCTTGAGGAAGCAAAAGAGTGTTTGGATGATCTGACCTGCGAGAATAGTGATGCACAGAGGCGAACTTTGTTACGGGAAAAAATTGATGGGTCTGAGAGATACTCCGCTACATTGGTGAAGATGAAGGAAGTTTCGAAAGATGTCTTGGCGACGAACTCGAGTTACACTGTGTGGGTGGAGAAACTAAGAGAGTTCAACAAGTTAAAAATGAGTAATGGAGTTGTTGATGAGAGTGACGCAATGGAGACTTAG
- the LOC125578433 gene encoding dof zinc finger protein DOF3.5-like, translating to MERTEALTSSFIWRPNANAEITPSCPRCGSSNTKFCYYNNYSLTQPRYFCKGCRRYWTKGGSLRNVPVGGGCRKSRRPKSSSGNTKTGLTANSYNSGGGSPNIDLALVYANFLNPKPDEHKRQENCDTDFLVDEPAGASMEPLWRDIGHGHHHHHYEHQVEHIVEECGYNGLPPFPGEELLSIDTSGVWSDALLNGHNHVDVGGVTPAQIVQDPVVHFAYESNDSTNLLFGSWSPFHFSVDG from the coding sequence atgGAGAGAACAGAAGCCTTGACGTCATCGTTTATATGGCGGCCAAACGCAAACGCAGAGATAACTCCGAGCTGTCCAAGATGTGGATCCTCCAACACGAAGTTTTGTTACTACAACAACTATAGCCTCACTCAGCCACGCTACTTCTGCAAAGGCTGCCGCAGATATTGGACCAAAGGTGGCTCCCTCCGCAACGTGCCCGTAGGCGGTGGCTGCCGCAAATCCCGCCGTCCCAAATCCTCCTCGGGTAACACTAAAACCGGCCTAACCGCTAATTCTTACAATTCCGGTGGTGGCTCACCAAACATAGATCTTGCTCTTGTTTACGCCAATTTCTTGAACCCAAAGCCTGACGAACACAAACGTCAAGAAAACTGCGACACAGATTTTCTAGTCGATGAACCTGCCGGCGCTTCGATGGAACCCTTATGGAGGGACATCGGTCAtggacatcatcatcatcactatgAACATCAGGTGGAACACATTGTGGAGGAATGTGGTTACAATGGGTTGCCTCCATTTCCTGGTGAAGAGCTTCTGTCTATTGACACTAGTGGTGTTTGGTCTGATGCTTTATTGAATGGTCATAACCATGTAGACGTTGGTGGTGTGACTCCGGCTCAGATTGTTCAGGATCCGGTGGTTCATTTTGCTTACGAATCCAATGACTCCACCAACCTCTTGTTTGGAAGTTGGAGCCCTTTTCATTTCTCAGTCGATGGATGA